A genome region from Pseudomonas anguilliseptica includes the following:
- the mreC gene encoding rod shape-determining protein MreC, which yields MKPLFAKGPSLGVRLLVFTVLSAALMVVDARFTLLQPLRAQLGLIVEPVYWVGRLPVRVWESATQELSTRSELTAENERLKAEQLMMQRRLQKLAALTEQNVRLRELLNSAALVDDEVLATELIGIDPNPFTHRILIDKGEKDGVVLGQPVLDARGLMGQVVEVMPYTSRVLLLTDTTHSIPVQVNRNGLRAIASGTGNPERLELRHVADTADIKEGDLLVSSGLGQRFPAGYPVAMVSEVIHDSGQPFAIVRAVPTATLNRSRYMLLVFTDPRTPEQRATESAQAQAQEALDREILQQAQPSQPAADAPVAPANPPEAAQ from the coding sequence ATCAAACCACTATTTGCCAAAGGTCCTTCGCTGGGTGTGCGCCTACTGGTGTTCACTGTGCTGTCGGCTGCGCTGATGGTGGTCGATGCGCGCTTCACTCTGTTGCAGCCGCTGCGCGCGCAGCTGGGTCTGATTGTCGAGCCGGTTTACTGGGTCGGTCGCTTGCCGGTGCGGGTATGGGAGAGCGCGACTCAGGAACTCAGCACGCGCAGCGAGCTGACCGCCGAGAACGAGAGGCTCAAGGCTGAGCAGCTGATGATGCAGCGCCGCCTGCAGAAGCTCGCAGCCCTCACCGAGCAGAACGTGCGTCTGCGCGAGCTGCTCAATTCGGCCGCCCTGGTCGATGACGAAGTGCTGGCCACCGAGCTGATTGGTATCGATCCCAACCCCTTTACCCACCGCATCCTGATCGACAAAGGTGAGAAGGACGGCGTAGTTCTGGGCCAGCCAGTGTTGGATGCCCGTGGCCTGATGGGCCAGGTGGTCGAGGTCATGCCCTACACCTCGCGGGTGTTGTTATTGACGGACACCACCCACAGCATTCCCGTGCAGGTCAATCGCAATGGCTTACGCGCCATCGCCAGCGGTACCGGTAACCCGGAACGTCTGGAGTTGCGCCATGTTGCCGATACGGCGGATATCAAGGAAGGTGATCTGCTGGTCAGTTCCGGTCTCGGTCAGCGCTTCCCGGCCGGTTATCCGGTGGCCATGGTTTCCGAGGTGATCCACGACTCTGGCCAGCCTTTTGCGATTGTTCGTGCGGTGCCCACCGCTACGTTGAACCGCAGTCGCTACATGCTGCTGGTGTTTACTGATCCGCGTACGCCGGAGCAGCGCGCGACCGAATCGGCGCAGGCGCAGGCGCAGGAAGCCCTGGATCGTGAAATTCTGCAGCAGGCGCAACCCTCGCAACCTGCGGCTGACGCGCCAGTGGCGCCCGCCAATCCGCCGGAGGCAGCGCAATAA
- a CDS encoding response regulator transcription factor, translating into MSDEVLFEGEEQPHLLLVDDDPTFTRVMARAMSRRGLRVSTAGSAEEGLALAEQDLPDYAVVDLKMEGDSGLVLLPKLLELDAEMRVVILTGYSSIATAVEAIKRGACNYLCKPADADDVLAALLTQHADLESLVPENPMSVDRLQWEHIQRVLSEHEGNISATARALGMHRRTLQRKLQKRPVRR; encoded by the coding sequence ATGAGCGACGAAGTGCTGTTCGAAGGCGAAGAACAACCGCACCTGCTGTTGGTCGACGACGATCCGACTTTCACCCGCGTGATGGCTCGCGCCATGAGTCGGCGCGGCCTGCGTGTGTCCACCGCCGGTTCGGCGGAGGAAGGCCTGGCTCTGGCTGAGCAGGATCTGCCGGATTACGCCGTGGTTGACCTGAAGATGGAAGGCGACTCCGGTCTGGTGCTACTGCCCAAGCTACTGGAGCTGGACGCCGAAATGCGCGTGGTGATCTTGACCGGCTATTCAAGCATTGCCACGGCGGTGGAGGCGATCAAGCGTGGCGCCTGTAACTACCTGTGCAAACCGGCCGATGCCGATGATGTGCTGGCCGCGCTGCTGACCCAGCATGCCGATCTGGAAAGCCTGGTGCCGGAAAATCCGATGTCGGTGGATCGCCTGCAGTGGGAGCATATTCAACGCGTGCTCAGTGAGCACGAAGGCAATATCTCCGCCACCGCCCGCGCCCTGGGCATGCATCGGCGCACCTTGCAGCGCAAGTTGCAGAAGCGTCCGGTACGCCGTTAA
- the gatC gene encoding Asp-tRNA(Asn)/Glu-tRNA(Gln) amidotransferase subunit GatC yields the protein MALERSDVEKIAHLARLGLNEADIPATTETLNNILGLIDQMQAVNTDGIEPLAHPLEATQRLRADQVTEHNQREAYQAIAPAVENGLYLVPKVIE from the coding sequence ATGGCGCTTGAACGCTCCGACGTGGAGAAAATCGCTCATCTGGCCCGACTGGGCCTGAATGAAGCCGATATCCCGGCTACCACCGAGACCCTCAATAACATTCTCGGCCTGATCGATCAGATGCAGGCCGTCAACACCGACGGCATCGAGCCACTGGCTCACCCGCTGGAAGCCACTCAGCGCCTGCGCGCCGACCAGGTCACCGAACACAACCAGCGCGAGGCCTATCAGGCTATCGCTCCAGCCGTGGAAAACGGTCTGTACCTGGTTCCGAAAGTCATCGAGTAA
- the pcaC gene encoding 4-carboxymuconolactone decarboxylase — translation MSDSHEQGLKVRREVMGDAFVDRALGNATDFTQPLQDFVNEHAWGGVWTRDGLDRKTRSLITLSALTALKCPQELKGHVRGALNNGCTVEEIRETLLHCAVYAGVPAAIDAFRAAQEVIAEVQQA, via the coding sequence ATGAGTGACAGCCACGAGCAAGGCCTGAAAGTCCGCCGTGAGGTGATGGGTGACGCCTTTGTCGACCGCGCCCTGGGTAACGCCACGGACTTTACCCAGCCGCTGCAGGACTTCGTCAACGAGCACGCCTGGGGCGGCGTATGGACCCGCGACGGGCTGGACCGCAAGACCCGCAGCCTGATCACCCTCTCGGCACTGACCGCGCTGAAATGCCCACAGGAACTCAAGGGCCACGTGCGCGGTGCGCTGAACAACGGCTGCACAGTCGAGGAAATCCGCGAAACCTTGCTGCATTGTGCGGTGTATGCCGGCGTGCCGGCCGCCATTGATGCCTTTCGTGCGGCCCAGGAAGTGATCGCCGAGGTTCAGCAGGCCTGA
- a CDS encoding Maf family protein, whose translation MATLYLASGSPRRRELLTQVAVPFLTQIAPVDENALPDESPIAYVERLARAKAQAGLAALSDTADAVVLGADTAVVLDGRILGKPVDRDDALATLNALSGRSHQVLTAVALVSRERLESRVVTSQVTFRALTQVEVEAYWASGEPQDKAGCYGIQGLAAVFVSQLQGSYSAVVGLPLCETAALLAEFAIPCWQSLSDHSQEVAGRG comes from the coding sequence ATGGCCACCCTCTATCTCGCCTCCGGATCGCCGCGTCGGCGTGAACTGTTGACGCAAGTTGCTGTGCCCTTCCTCACGCAAATCGCCCCCGTCGATGAAAATGCATTGCCAGATGAGTCGCCAATCGCCTATGTAGAGCGACTGGCTCGCGCCAAGGCGCAAGCCGGGCTGGCTGCATTGAGCGATACTGCGGATGCCGTGGTGCTCGGCGCCGATACGGCGGTGGTGCTCGATGGGCGGATTCTCGGCAAGCCTGTCGACCGCGACGATGCGTTGGCGACTTTGAATGCTCTGTCCGGACGTAGCCATCAGGTGCTGACGGCCGTGGCGCTGGTCAGTCGCGAACGGCTGGAGTCGCGGGTGGTCACAAGCCAGGTAACCTTCCGCGCGTTGACTCAGGTCGAAGTCGAGGCCTACTGGGCCAGCGGCGAGCCGCAGGACAAGGCCGGGTGTTACGGTATTCAGGGCCTGGCCGCAGTGTTTGTCAGCCAGTTGCAAGGCAGTTATTCGGCAGTGGTGGGGTTGCCGCTGTGTGAAACTGCTGCGTTGCTCGCAGAATTTGCTATTCCGTGCTGGCAGTCGCTGTCAGATCACAGTCAAGAGGTTGCGGGTCGCGGGTGA
- a CDS encoding ATP-binding protein — translation MLAPVQLLSASRQNLWRLTLIRILVLAAQAGSVGLAYKSGALPLPWLELSVTLGISLVLCLLTALRLRGPWPVTEQEYAVQLGCDLIIHSLLLYYSGGSTNPFVSYYLVPLTIAAATLPWLYTITLSGLALGGYTFLLVWSHPLELPAGPRESLLIYGMWLSFALAAGLITFFVAKMAEELRHQEELRAERREEGLRDQQLLAVATQAAGAAHELGTPLATMSVLIKELRREHQEPTLQEDLAVLQEQVKLCKETLQHLVRAAEADRRQAVIELSSVEWLETTLNRWHLMRPEASYRYQCLGRGAPPKMMPPADLTQALLNLLNNAADACPDKLDIRLDWDHQWLRLSIRDFGAGVPLAIAEQLGRPFFTTKGKGFGLGLFLSQASVTRAGGTVKLYNHEEGGTLTELKLPRAYGRA, via the coding sequence ATGCTCGCACCTGTGCAGCTACTGTCGGCGAGCCGGCAAAACCTCTGGCGCCTGACCCTGATCCGTATTCTGGTGCTGGCCGCGCAGGCCGGTTCTGTGGGGCTGGCCTACAAGTCTGGCGCGTTGCCGCTGCCCTGGCTGGAGCTGAGTGTCACCCTCGGTATTTCCCTGGTGCTGTGTCTGCTGACCGCCCTGCGTCTGCGTGGGCCCTGGCCGGTGACCGAGCAGGAATATGCGGTGCAGCTGGGCTGCGACCTGATCATCCACAGCCTGCTGCTGTATTACTCGGGTGGCTCGACCAACCCCTTTGTCTCCTATTACCTGGTGCCGCTGACGATTGCCGCAGCGACCTTACCCTGGCTCTACACCATCACCCTGTCCGGCCTGGCGCTGGGTGGGTACACCTTTCTGCTGGTCTGGTCGCACCCGCTGGAGTTGCCGGCGGGGCCACGGGAAAGCCTGCTGATCTACGGTATGTGGCTGAGCTTTGCCCTGGCCGCTGGGCTGATCACCTTCTTCGTGGCGAAGATGGCCGAGGAGTTGCGCCATCAGGAAGAACTGCGCGCCGAGCGCCGTGAAGAAGGCTTGCGTGACCAGCAGCTGCTCGCCGTGGCGACTCAGGCCGCTGGAGCTGCGCATGAGTTGGGTACGCCGCTGGCGACCATGAGCGTGCTGATCAAGGAGTTGCGCCGCGAGCATCAGGAGCCGACCCTTCAAGAGGACCTGGCGGTGCTGCAGGAGCAGGTCAAGCTATGCAAGGAAACCCTGCAACACCTGGTGCGTGCCGCCGAAGCAGATCGCCGTCAGGCGGTGATCGAGCTGTCGTCCGTCGAGTGGCTGGAAACCACCCTCAATCGCTGGCACCTGATGCGCCCGGAAGCCAGTTATCGCTACCAGTGCCTGGGCCGTGGCGCCCCGCCCAAGATGATGCCGCCGGCCGATCTGACTCAGGCTCTGCTCAACCTGCTGAATAACGCGGCCGACGCCTGCCCGGACAAGCTGGACATTCGCCTGGACTGGGATCACCAGTGGCTGCGCCTGAGCATTCGTGACTTTGGCGCCGGTGTGCCGCTGGCGATTGCCGAGCAACTGGGGCGGCCGTTTTTCACCACCAAGGGCAAGGGTTTTGGTCTGGGCCTGTTCCTCAGCCAGGCCAGCGTCACCCGTGCCGGCGGCACGGTTAAACTGTATAACCACGAAGAAGGCGGCACGCTCACCGAGCTGAAATTGCCGCGCGCCTATGGCCGAGCTTAA
- the gatB gene encoding Asp-tRNA(Asn)/Glu-tRNA(Gln) amidotransferase subunit GatB, which translates to MQWETVIGLEIHAQLSTQSKIFSASAIAFGAEPNTQASLVDLGMPGTLPVLNAEAVRMACKFGLAIDAEIAPHNIFARKNYFYPDLPKGYQTSQMDHPIVGKGFLDITLEDGTSKRIGITRAHLEEDAGKSLHEDFHGMSGIDLNRAGTPLLEIVSEPDIRSAKEAVAYVKAIHALVRYLGICDGNMAEGSLRCDCNVSVRPKGQAEFGTRAEIKNVNSFRFIEKAINHEVQRQIELIEDGGKVVQETRLYDPNKDQTRSMRSKEEANDYRYFPCPDLLPVVIEQSFLDEVRASLPELPVQKRERFEAQFGLSAYDATVLAASRELADYFEAVNAVCGDAKLAANWVMGELSSLLNKDNLEIEQSPVSADQLGGMILRIKDNTISGKIAKMVFEALAAGEGASADEVIEKKGLKQVTDSGAIEAMLDEVLAANAEQVEQYRAADEAKRGKMFGFFVGQAMKASKGKANPGQVNELLKKKLEG; encoded by the coding sequence ATGCAATGGGAAACCGTAATCGGGCTGGAGATTCACGCTCAGCTCAGCACCCAATCGAAGATTTTCTCCGCCAGCGCTATCGCCTTTGGCGCCGAACCCAACACCCAGGCCAGCCTGGTTGACCTCGGCATGCCCGGCACCCTGCCGGTGCTCAACGCCGAAGCGGTGCGTATGGCCTGCAAGTTCGGCCTGGCGATTGATGCCGAAATCGCCCCGCACAACATCTTTGCGCGCAAGAACTACTTCTACCCGGACCTGCCCAAGGGCTACCAGACCAGCCAGATGGACCACCCCATCGTCGGCAAGGGCTTCCTCGATATAACCCTGGAAGACGGCACCAGCAAGCGCATCGGCATCACCCGCGCGCACCTGGAAGAAGACGCCGGCAAGAGCCTGCACGAAGACTTCCACGGCATGAGCGGCATCGACCTGAACCGCGCCGGAACTCCGCTGCTGGAGATCGTTTCCGAGCCGGACATCCGTTCGGCCAAGGAAGCCGTAGCCTATGTGAAGGCGATCCATGCTCTGGTGCGTTACCTCGGTATCTGCGACGGCAACATGGCCGAAGGCTCGCTGCGCTGCGACTGCAACGTCTCGGTACGGCCCAAGGGCCAGGCCGAGTTCGGCACCCGCGCCGAGATCAAGAACGTCAACTCGTTCCGCTTTATCGAAAAAGCCATCAACCATGAAGTGCAACGGCAGATCGAGCTGATCGAGGACGGCGGCAAGGTGGTGCAGGAAACTCGCCTGTACGACCCGAACAAGGACCAGACGCGCTCCATGCGCAGCAAGGAAGAAGCCAACGACTACCGCTACTTCCCCTGCCCGGACCTGCTGCCGGTGGTGATCGAGCAGAGCTTCCTCGACGAAGTGCGCGCCAGCCTGCCGGAACTGCCGGTGCAGAAGCGCGAGCGCTTCGAGGCGCAGTTCGGCCTGTCCGCCTACGACGCCACGGTGCTGGCCGCCAGCCGCGAACTGGCCGACTACTTCGAGGCCGTGAACGCGGTGTGTGGCGACGCCAAGCTGGCCGCCAACTGGGTGATGGGCGAGCTGTCCAGCCTGCTCAACAAGGACAACCTGGAGATCGAGCAGTCGCCAGTCTCCGCCGACCAGCTGGGCGGCATGATCCTGCGCATCAAGGACAACACCATCAGCGGCAAGATCGCCAAGATGGTCTTCGAGGCCCTGGCCGCCGGTGAAGGCGCAAGCGCTGACGAAGTGATCGAGAAGAAGGGCCTTAAGCAGGTTACCGACTCCGGCGCCATTGAAGCCATGCTGGATGAAGTGCTGGCCGCCAACGCCGAACAGGTCGAACAGTACCGCGCCGCTGATGAAGCCAAGCGCGGCAAGATGTTCGGCTTCTTCGTCGGCCAGGCCATGAAGGCCTCGAAAGGCAAGGCCAACCCCGGCCAGGTGAACGAACTGCTGAAGAAAAAGCTCGAAGGCTAA
- the mreD gene encoding rod shape-determining protein MreD yields MAARSSNIWVVWLTFSLALLLSVSSMPKFMELGRPLWLALFLTYWVLALPHRVGMTTAWVIGLLADVLNGSLLGQNALILTLITFLVLTLHQRLRMFPMWQQSTVLMVVFGLAQLVQLWLNALTGSRPPTLAFVLPALVSALLWPWVCTLRRGLHQRLGVN; encoded by the coding sequence ATGGCCGCACGATCAAGCAATATCTGGGTGGTCTGGTTGACGTTTTCCCTGGCGCTGCTGCTTAGCGTGTCGAGCATGCCCAAGTTCATGGAACTGGGCCGACCGCTTTGGTTGGCGCTGTTTCTGACCTACTGGGTGCTGGCGTTGCCGCATCGCGTGGGTATGACCACGGCCTGGGTCATTGGCTTGTTGGCAGATGTGCTGAATGGCAGTTTGCTGGGTCAGAATGCACTGATCCTGACCCTGATTACCTTTCTGGTGCTGACTCTGCATCAGCGTTTGCGCATGTTCCCCATGTGGCAGCAAAGTACCGTGCTAATGGTGGTGTTCGGTCTGGCGCAGCTGGTGCAGCTGTGGTTGAACGCCTTGACCGGCAGTCGCCCGCCAACCCTGGCGTTTGTCTTGCCGGCGCTGGTCAGCGCCTTGCTCTGGCCCTGGGTCTGCACGTTGCGGCGCGGGCTGCATCAGCGTCTGGGCGTCAATTAA
- a CDS encoding calcium/sodium antiporter, which translates to MTLMTFVYLIAGLVLLVAGAEVLVRGAAKLAAQFGIPPLIIGLTVVAFGTSAPETAVSVQAAFNNSGDLAIGNVIGSNIANVLLILGLTAVVAPLIVSRQLIRLDVPIMIGASLVVYALAWDGSLSRLDGALLFAGVVTYTGFLIVSSRRDKSSNEDDEFAKEFGLNEPAKPYAWAINLGLIIAGLVLLVSGSNFLVEGAVTMARALGISELVIGLTVVAIGTSLPELATSIMAAIKGERDIAVGNIVGSNIFNLLCVLGLASLVSPQAINVAANALAFDFPVMIAVAVACLPIFFAGYRINRWEGLLFLAYYVAYTVYLVLSSTGRPFAEVFGDALLGYALPLTAVTLVIIAGRAWHKQKA; encoded by the coding sequence ATGACCCTGATGACCTTTGTTTATCTGATCGCCGGCCTGGTGCTGCTGGTCGCCGGCGCCGAGGTACTGGTACGCGGCGCGGCCAAACTCGCCGCACAGTTTGGTATTCCACCGCTGATTATCGGCCTGACCGTAGTGGCGTTCGGTACCAGCGCCCCGGAAACCGCCGTCAGCGTGCAAGCGGCATTCAACAATAGCGGCGACCTGGCCATTGGTAACGTAATCGGCAGCAATATCGCCAACGTGCTGCTGATTCTCGGCCTGACTGCAGTGGTTGCGCCGCTGATCGTCTCGCGCCAGCTGATCCGCCTGGACGTGCCGATCATGATCGGTGCCAGCCTGGTGGTTTATGCCCTGGCCTGGGACGGTAGCCTCAGCCGCCTCGATGGCGCCCTGCTGTTTGCCGGTGTAGTGACCTACACCGGCTTTCTGATTGTCAGCTCACGTCGCGACAAGAGCAGTAATGAGGATGACGAGTTTGCCAAGGAGTTCGGCCTCAACGAGCCGGCCAAGCCCTACGCCTGGGCCATCAATCTGGGCCTGATCATTGCCGGCCTGGTACTGCTGGTCAGCGGCTCCAACTTTCTGGTCGAGGGCGCGGTGACCATGGCCCGCGCCCTGGGCATTTCGGAGCTGGTGATCGGCCTGACCGTGGTCGCCATCGGTACTTCGCTGCCAGAACTGGCCACCTCGATCATGGCGGCCATCAAGGGCGAGCGCGATATCGCCGTGGGCAATATCGTCGGCAGCAATATCTTCAACCTGCTCTGCGTACTGGGCCTGGCTTCGCTGGTTTCGCCGCAGGCGATCAACGTCGCCGCCAACGCCCTGGCCTTCGACTTCCCAGTGATGATTGCAGTAGCCGTGGCCTGTTTGCCGATCTTCTTCGCCGGCTACCGCATCAACCGCTGGGAAGGCCTGCTGTTCCTCGCCTATTACGTGGCCTACACGGTCTACCTGGTGCTGTCGTCGACTGGCCGGCCGTTCGCCGAAGTGTTCGGTGATGCCCTGCTCGGTTACGCCCTGCCACTGACCGCCGTGACCCTGGTGATCATCGCCGGCCGCGCCTGGCACAAGCAGAAAGCCTGA
- the mreB gene encoding rod shape-determining protein MreB → MFKKLRGMFSSDLSIDLGTANTLIYVRERGIVLNEPSVVAIRTHGNQKSVVAVGTEAKRMLGRTPGNIAAIRPMKDGVIADFSVCEKMLQYFINKVHENSFLQPSPRVLICVPCKSTQVERRAIRESALGAGAREVFLIEEPMAAAIGAGLPVEEARGSMVVDIGGGTTEIALISLNGVVYAESVRVGGDRFDEAIITYVRRNYGSLIGESTAERIKQEIGTAYAGGELREVDVRGRNLAEGVPRSFTLNSNEVLEALQESLATIVQAVKSALEQSPPELASDIAERGLVLTGGGALLRDLDKLLSQETGLPVIVAEDPLTCVARGGGKALEMMDRHTMDLLSSE, encoded by the coding sequence ATGTTCAAAAAACTGCGTGGCATGTTTTCCAGCGATCTGTCGATTGACCTGGGCACTGCCAATACCCTGATTTATGTTCGCGAGCGCGGCATTGTGCTGAACGAGCCGTCGGTCGTTGCTATTCGCACCCACGGTAACCAGAAAAGCGTGGTGGCGGTCGGAACCGAAGCCAAACGCATGCTCGGCCGTACCCCGGGCAACATTGCCGCTATCCGCCCAATGAAAGACGGCGTGATCGCCGACTTCAGCGTCTGCGAAAAGATGCTGCAGTACTTCATCAACAAGGTTCACGAAAACAGCTTCCTGCAGCCATCGCCGCGCGTGCTGATCTGTGTGCCGTGCAAATCCACTCAGGTAGAGCGTCGCGCCATCCGTGAGTCGGCCCTCGGCGCCGGTGCCCGTGAAGTGTTCCTTATTGAAGAGCCAATGGCGGCTGCCATCGGTGCCGGCCTGCCGGTTGAAGAAGCCCGCGGTTCGATGGTCGTCGACATCGGTGGTGGTACCACTGAAATCGCGCTGATTTCCCTTAATGGTGTCGTTTACGCAGAGTCTGTACGCGTCGGTGGCGACCGTTTCGACGAAGCAATCATCACCTACGTGCGCCGCAATTATGGTTCGCTGATCGGTGAATCCACCGCTGAGCGCATCAAGCAGGAAATCGGCACCGCCTACGCCGGTGGCGAACTGCGTGAAGTTGACGTCCGTGGCCGTAACCTGGCCGAAGGTGTTCCGCGCAGCTTTACCCTGAACTCCAATGAAGTGCTGGAAGCGCTGCAGGAATCCCTGGCGACCATCGTCCAGGCGGTGAAAAGCGCGCTGGAGCAATCGCCGCCAGAACTGGCCTCCGACATCGCCGAGCGTGGCCTGGTGCTGACCGGTGGTGGCGCGCTGCTGCGTGATCTGGACAAACTGCTGTCGCAGGAAACCGGCCTGCCGGTTATCGTCGCCGAAGACCCGCTGACCTGCGTAGCACGCGGTGGCGGCAAGGCTCTGGAAATGATGGATCGCCACACCATGGACCTGCTGTCCTCGGAATAA
- a CDS encoding AEC family transporter produces MLAVVQQTISVTAPVFSMLFLGVALKRLGLIDTAFINTASALVFRGTLPTLLFLGIVKADLNTALQPALLLYFVLATLGCFLLAWGWAILRCPEADRGIYTQGAFRGNNGIIGLALATSMYGDYGLSVGAVLGGVVILSYNTLSAIVLAIYSPEAKTDVWSLTKNILSNPLIIGVLAAIPFAAWQIPLPDWLLTSGEYFAQMSLPLALICIGGTLTLESLRESSGMAISSSLMKVLWLPLLATLGAWLWGFRDADLAILFLYFASPTAAASFVMAKAVGGNHQLAAAIIVLTTLATVVTTNLGLFVLQWAGWI; encoded by the coding sequence ATGCTCGCCGTCGTTCAGCAAACCATCAGCGTTACCGCCCCGGTGTTCTCCATGCTGTTTCTTGGCGTGGCGCTCAAGCGTCTGGGCTTGATTGATACGGCCTTTATCAATACCGCATCGGCGCTGGTGTTTCGCGGCACGCTGCCCACCCTGTTGTTTCTCGGGATTGTAAAGGCCGACCTGAATACTGCGTTACAGCCGGCGCTGTTGCTGTACTTCGTGTTGGCGACCCTGGGCTGCTTTCTGCTGGCTTGGGGGTGGGCAATCCTGCGTTGCCCAGAGGCGGATCGCGGCATCTACACCCAGGGCGCATTTCGCGGCAACAACGGCATTATCGGCCTGGCGCTGGCCACCAGCATGTACGGTGATTACGGCCTGTCGGTCGGCGCGGTGCTCGGCGGGGTGGTGATCCTCAGCTACAACACCCTGTCGGCGATTGTTCTGGCGATCTACAGCCCGGAGGCCAAGACCGATGTCTGGAGTCTGACCAAGAACATCCTCAGCAATCCGCTGATCATTGGCGTGCTGGCGGCCATTCCCTTTGCCGCCTGGCAGATTCCCCTGCCGGACTGGTTGCTGACCTCCGGGGAATATTTTGCGCAGATGAGCCTGCCGCTGGCGTTGATCTGCATTGGAGGCACCCTGACTCTGGAATCGCTGCGTGAGAGCAGTGGCATGGCGATCAGTTCAAGCCTGATGAAGGTGCTCTGGCTGCCGTTGCTGGCCACCCTGGGCGCCTGGTTGTGGGGCTTTCGCGATGCTGATCTGGCGATTCTCTTTCTCTACTTTGCCAGTCCCACGGCGGCAGCCAGTTTTGTCATGGCCAAGGCGGTGGGCGGCAACCATCAGTTGGCGGCGGCGATCATTGTGCTGACCACTCTGGCCACGGTGGTGACCACCAACCTCGGGCTGTTCGTGCTGCAGTGGGCGGGCTGGATCTAG
- the gatA gene encoding Asp-tRNA(Asn)/Glu-tRNA(Gln) amidotransferase subunit GatA: MHQLTLAEIARGLADKQFSAEELSRSLLARIKQLDPQLNSFISVTEELALEQAKAADARRAAGESGALLGAPIAHKDLFCTQDVLTSCGSKILSGFKAPYNATVVEKLASAGAVTLGKLNMDEFAMGSANESSHYGAVKNPWGLSRVPGGSSGGSAAAVAARLLPAATGTDTGGSIRQPAALTNLTGIKPTYGRVSRWGMIAYASSLDQGGPLARTAEDCALMLQAMAGFDSKDSTSVDQPVDDYLAALSQPLTGLRIGLPKEYFGAGLDARIGEKVMAVVEALKKLGATVKEISLPNMQHAIPAYYVIAPAEASSNLSRFDGVRFGYRCENPVNLEDLYKRSRGEGFGAEVKRRIMVGTYALSAGYYDAYYLKAQKIRRLVKNDFVAAFNDVDVILGPTTPNLAWKLGEKNNDPVAAYLEDIYTITANLAGIPGLSMPAGFVDGLPVGVQLLAPYFQESRLLNVAHQYQQVTDWHTHAPSGF; the protein is encoded by the coding sequence ATGCATCAACTGACTCTGGCAGAGATCGCCCGCGGACTCGCCGACAAGCAATTTTCCGCCGAAGAGCTGAGCCGCAGCCTGCTGGCGCGCATCAAGCAGCTCGACCCGCAGCTCAACAGCTTTATCAGCGTTACCGAGGAGCTTGCGCTGGAGCAAGCCAAAGCGGCCGACGCACGCCGCGCGGCTGGCGAGAGCGGCGCCCTGCTCGGCGCACCGATCGCCCACAAGGATCTGTTCTGCACCCAGGATGTACTGACCAGCTGCGGCTCGAAAATCCTCAGCGGTTTCAAGGCCCCGTACAACGCCACGGTGGTGGAGAAGCTCGCCAGTGCCGGCGCCGTAACCCTGGGCAAGCTGAACATGGACGAATTCGCCATGGGCTCGGCCAACGAATCCAGCCACTACGGCGCGGTGAAAAACCCCTGGGGCCTGAGCCGCGTCCCCGGCGGCTCCAGCGGTGGTTCGGCCGCTGCAGTGGCCGCACGCCTACTGCCGGCTGCCACCGGCACCGACACCGGCGGTTCGATCCGCCAACCGGCAGCGCTGACCAACCTCACCGGGATCAAGCCAACCTACGGCCGCGTCTCGCGCTGGGGCATGATCGCCTACGCCTCCAGCCTCGATCAGGGCGGCCCACTGGCTCGCACCGCAGAAGACTGCGCCCTGATGCTGCAGGCTATGGCTGGTTTCGACAGCAAGGACAGCACCAGCGTCGATCAGCCGGTCGACGACTACCTCGCCGCACTAAGCCAGCCCCTGACTGGCCTGCGTATCGGCCTTCCGAAGGAATACTTCGGCGCCGGCCTCGACGCGCGTATCGGTGAGAAGGTGATGGCCGTGGTCGAAGCGCTGAAAAAGCTCGGCGCGACCGTCAAGGAAATCAGCCTGCCGAATATGCAGCACGCGATTCCGGCCTACTACGTGATCGCTCCTGCCGAGGCCAGCAGCAACCTGTCGCGCTTTGACGGCGTGCGCTTTGGCTACCGCTGCGAGAACCCGGTGAACCTCGAAGATCTGTACAAGCGCTCACGAGGCGAAGGTTTCGGCGCAGAAGTGAAGCGCCGGATTATGGTCGGCACCTATGCGCTGTCCGCCGGTTACTACGACGCCTATTACCTCAAGGCGCAGAAGATTCGCCGGCTGGTCAAGAACGATTTTGTCGCCGCCTTCAATGACGTCGACGTGATCCTCGGCCCTACCACGCCAAACCTGGCCTGGAAGCTCGGCGAGAAAAACAACGATCCAGTCGCCGCTTATCTGGAAGACATCTACACCATCACCGCCAACCTGGCCGGCATCCCCGGCCTGTCGATGCCTGCCGGCTTCGTCGATGGTTTGCCGGTCGGCGTGCAACTGCTCGCCCCTTACTTCCAGGAAAGCCGCCTGCTCAACGTCGCCCACCAGTACCAACAGGTCACTGACTGGCACACCCACGCACCGAGCGGATTCTGA